In a single window of the Clarias gariepinus isolate MV-2021 ecotype Netherlands chromosome 16, CGAR_prim_01v2, whole genome shotgun sequence genome:
- the LOC128544084 gene encoding hyaluronan-mediated motility receptor yields MRRFFRGLRDEDYSQIQYLTAKCSRLAQEKAALERECVLSRESARVLQVELETVCLQLRQKENTVQELLGKLQHQQHVVNTSDTALLSVHLESINSELEYLQSTEKQLLGFVEELHQETYEATKKAEGLEAKLHQEAQLHAKHTENLQRELERKSYELQELQKAHEALEWELSEQKSAHQNTVLELQLENTASVHKLREMAEQVEWLCEQQRNWICCIKRFKDCLNDEKEALVLQVNRLQEELLDLRKKPKTQMIGGEDTKPKMPCSRWDVDAMLDLQIEADKWKVRYQELFSKFTSHQVDCHEDLYLKPP; encoded by the exons ATGAGGAGGTTTTTCCGAGGGCTGAGAGATGAAGATTACAGTCAGATTCAGTATCTTACAGCCAAGTGCAGCCGTCTGGCACAGGAGAAAG CAGCGttggagagagagtgtgtgttatccCGAGAGTCAGCACGGGTCCTGCAGGTAGAGTTGGAAACTGTGTGTTTGCAGCTCCGACAGAAAGAAAACACTGTCCAGGAGCTACTTGGCAAGCTCCAACACCAGCAG CATGTTGTGAACACAAGTGACACAGCTCTATTGAGTGTTCACTTGGAGTCAATAAACTCAGAGCTGGAATACCTCCAGTCCACTGAGAAGCAGCTACTAGGTTTTGTGGAAGAGCTTCACCAGGAGACGTATGAGGCAACCAAAAAGGCAGAGGGCCTGGAAGCAAAGCTCCACCAGGAGGCTCAGCTCCATGCCAAGCATACAGAAAATCTGCAAAGAGAGTTGGAGAG aaagtcaTATGAGCTGCAGGAGCTGCAGAAGGCCCATGAGGCATTGGAGTGGGAGCTAAGTGAGCAGAAAAGTGCCCATCAGAATACAGTGCTGGAATTGCAGCTCGAAAACACAGCTAGTGTACACAAACTTAGAGAGATGGCTGAGCAGGTGGAGTGGTTGTGTGAGCAACAACGCAACTGGATATGCTGCatcaaaag gtttaaGGACTGCCTGAATGATGAGAAGGAGGCCCTGGTTCTGCAGGTGAACAGGTTACAGGAAGAATTGTTGGATCTGAGAAAGAAACCAAAAACTCAAATGATCGGTGGAGAAGATACAAAACCCAAAATGCCTTGCAGCAG ATGGGATGTTGATGCCATGTTGGACCTGCAGATAGAGGCAGACAAGTGGAAAGTTAGATACCAGGAACTCTTTAGCAAATTCACATCACACCAG GTGGATTGTCATGAGGACTTATACCTTAAACCACCATGA